A section of the Bacteroidota bacterium genome encodes:
- a CDS encoding biopolymer transporter ExbD: MNLRKKVHNEPEVFTDSLNDIIFILLMFFLIISTMANPNIVKVNNPSGTKDTKAKQNIVVTIDKDQNFFIGQTKINPLLLDSLLQKEIARLRPLIDTPSVVINADTLSYYGEVYRIMQIAKKNKPVKVVANVK, translated from the coding sequence ATGAACCTGAGAAAAAAAGTACATAACGAACCCGAGGTGTTTACCGACTCACTGAATGATATTATTTTCATTCTGTTGATGTTCTTCCTGATCATTTCTACAATGGCTAACCCGAATATTGTGAAAGTGAACAATCCATCCGGAACAAAGGATACAAAGGCAAAACAAAATATTGTTGTTACCATTGATAAGGATCAGAATTTTTTTATTGGTCAAACGAAGATCAATCCGCTGTTACTTGACAGCTTGCTACAAAAAGAAATTGCCCGTTTACGTCCGTTGATAGATACACCTTCAGTTGTTATCAATGCAGATACACTTTCCTATTATGGTGAAGTTTACCGCATTATGCAGATAGCTAAAAAGAATAAGCCTGTAAAGGTGGTTGCGAATGTGAAGTAA
- the prmC gene encoding peptide chain release factor N(5)-glutamine methyltransferase: MTIQEATYFLMNQLRTIYADGETSEITDRVMERLTGSMKAERMLYKNEPITTQEEIVLRQYAERLLKHEPVQYILNECWFYGLKFYVDKNVLIPRPETEELVDWVIRNLRFPFSELKVLDIGTGSGCIAIALKRKLRKAEVWACDVSEEALNIAKQNSSTLQADINFVQLDFLNEKERSQLPSFDIIVSNPPYVPEKDKESMNKNVLEFEPHTALFVKDNNPLVFYEAIAAFAKSHLNKEGTVYCEIHESLGKETTALFAGKGFTTELKKDMQGKERMIKII, translated from the coding sequence ATGACGATACAGGAAGCAACCTATTTTTTAATGAATCAACTCCGCACTATCTATGCTGATGGTGAAACCAGTGAAATAACAGATCGGGTGATGGAACGACTGACAGGTTCAATGAAAGCGGAACGAATGTTGTATAAAAATGAGCCCATCACTACGCAAGAAGAAATAGTACTCAGGCAATATGCTGAAAGATTATTAAAGCATGAACCTGTTCAGTATATATTAAATGAATGTTGGTTTTACGGATTAAAGTTTTATGTTGATAAGAACGTACTCATCCCCCGCCCTGAAACAGAAGAACTGGTGGATTGGGTGATCCGCAACCTGAGATTTCCTTTTTCCGAATTGAAAGTGTTAGATATCGGAACAGGCAGTGGTTGTATTGCTATTGCATTAAAAAGAAAATTGCGCAAGGCAGAAGTATGGGCTTGCGATGTGAGTGAAGAAGCACTGAATATTGCAAAACAAAACTCATCAACACTCCAGGCTGATATAAATTTTGTACAACTTGATTTTTTAAATGAGAAAGAAAGAAGTCAGTTACCTTCATTTGATATCATTGTTAGCAATCCTCCATATGTTCCCGAAAAGGATAAAGAATCAATGAATAAAAATGTGCTGGAATTTGAACCACATACTGCGCTGTTTGTAAAAGATAATAATCCTCTTGTATTTTATGAGGCTATTGCAGCCTTCGCTAAATCACATTTAAATAAAGAAGGAACCGTTTACTGTGAAATACATGAAAGCCTGGGAAAAGAAACAACAGCTTTGTTTGCTGGAAAAGGTTTTACTACTGAGTTAAAAAAAGATATGCAGGGAAAAGAAAGAATGATAAAGATTATTTGA
- a CDS encoding penicillin-binding protein: protein MKKSVRIFWRVFIGGFLAFVVLVIMCAYGVFGEMPSLKELENPSLLQTSEVYAVDGTLMGKYYLERGNRSNVEYSDLSKHLIDALIATEDERFYSHSGIDFKRTISAVVSLGSRGGASTITQQLAKALLEHQKGSKANRVIQKLKEWIIAIKLERNFTKEEIVALYLNAVPYGDNIYGIRNATRTFFQKEPYAVNINESAMLIGMLKGNSLYNPRRNAKAAFDRRNVVLNQMVKNGKISEAEAAKLKVLPNDISKYKKMDENTGYAPYFREILREELKEILKDTKNPDGKPYNIYDDGLRIYTTINPRMQEYAEEAVYSHMPVMQKILNSTSYIKNGSIWKEKEKILEDAMKSSDRWKNLDDDGLSEKEIRASFSQKVPMKIFAWNAKREKDTVMTPMDSIKYHKQMLQASFMVMDPVTGEVKAWVGGISFKTYKYDHVNLKTKRQIGSTVKPFLYAQAVEERGMNAETILERTAVHFPGGWVPSQKNCKGGTMSFAAALAWSDNCCSAHVMEQVGPGPFADFLGRIGIPTKVEPYPSNALGACDLSLFELMWGYSIFAGRGFTTKPYFITRIEDRNGNTIKRFDYSVNRKEAISEVTAYKMTQLMQGTVDVGTAAGLRNRLGAAAMGGKTGTTNDNTDAWFMGYVPQLEAGGWVGCDDRFIHLAKSDTRGYGGFAARPIWEYFMKKVYADNTLGLDRSAVFAKPENMDNEILSADPLATISELPPPGAEGTDIGAGSSQDYNNTEYIGPESQKVPDEDAPIKKDTLKYPAKKDDSDIKPIGAPTEDKKKKKGLLKRIFDKKDN from the coding sequence ATGAAAAAATCAGTTCGCATTTTCTGGCGTGTCTTCATTGGTGGGTTTCTCGCATTTGTAGTCTTAGTGATCATGTGTGCTTATGGTGTATTTGGTGAAATGCCATCGCTGAAGGAACTGGAAAATCCTTCCCTGCTCCAGACATCCGAAGTATATGCTGTTGATGGAACCCTGATGGGTAAATATTACCTGGAAAGAGGTAATCGCAGTAATGTAGAGTATTCAGATCTATCAAAGCATCTTATTGATGCTTTGATAGCAACAGAAGATGAACGTTTTTACAGTCACTCGGGTATTGATTTTAAAAGAACAATCAGCGCTGTAGTATCATTAGGCAGCCGCGGCGGCGCCAGTACCATTACTCAGCAATTGGCAAAAGCATTACTGGAACATCAGAAAGGAAGTAAGGCAAACCGTGTTATTCAAAAACTAAAAGAATGGATCATTGCCATTAAGCTTGAAAGAAATTTTACCAAGGAAGAGATCGTTGCCTTATACCTGAATGCTGTTCCGTATGGAGATAATATTTATGGCATCCGCAACGCTACACGAACTTTTTTCCAGAAAGAGCCTTATGCTGTGAATATAAACGAATCAGCAATGCTTATCGGAATGCTAAAAGGAAATAGTCTTTACAATCCGCGCAGGAATGCTAAAGCTGCTTTCGACCGCAGAAATGTTGTACTCAATCAAATGGTAAAGAATGGAAAAATTTCAGAAGCAGAAGCCGCTAAACTGAAAGTGCTGCCAAACGATATCTCCAAATATAAAAAGATGGATGAGAATACGGGCTATGCTCCTTATTTCCGTGAGATACTGCGTGAAGAGTTGAAAGAAATACTTAAAGACACAAAGAACCCGGATGGTAAACCCTATAATATTTATGACGATGGATTAAGAATATATACAACTATCAATCCCCGTATGCAGGAATATGCTGAAGAAGCAGTATACTCACATATGCCTGTAATGCAAAAAATTCTCAATAGTACCAGCTATATCAAAAACGGAAGTATTTGGAAAGAGAAAGAAAAAATACTGGAAGATGCAATGAAAAGCAGTGACCGGTGGAAGAATCTCGACGACGATGGATTAAGCGAAAAAGAGATCAGAGCAAGCTTTTCACAAAAAGTACCGATGAAAATTTTTGCATGGAATGCAAAACGTGAAAAAGATACCGTGATGACGCCAATGGATTCAATTAAGTATCATAAACAAATGCTACAAGCATCTTTTATGGTAATGGACCCGGTAACAGGTGAAGTAAAAGCATGGGTAGGTGGTATTAGTTTTAAAACTTATAAATACGACCACGTTAACCTGAAAACAAAAAGACAGATCGGTTCAACAGTAAAACCATTTTTATATGCACAGGCGGTAGAAGAAAGAGGTATGAATGCAGAAACAATACTTGAACGTACTGCGGTTCATTTTCCGGGTGGCTGGGTGCCTTCGCAAAAAAATTGTAAGGGTGGTACAATGAGTTTTGCTGCTGCACTCGCATGGAGTGATAACTGCTGCTCAGCACATGTAATGGAGCAAGTAGGCCCGGGGCCATTTGCAGATTTTCTTGGGCGCATTGGTATCCCCACTAAAGTGGAACCCTATCCTTCAAACGCATTAGGGGCATGTGATCTTTCTTTATTTGAGTTGATGTGGGGTTATAGCATTTTTGCAGGTCGCGGTTTTACTACCAAACCTTATTTCATTACAAGAATTGAAGACAGGAACGGCAATACAATAAAACGTTTTGATTATAGTGTAAACCGTAAAGAGGCCATCAGTGAGGTCACTGCTTATAAAATGACACAGTTGATGCAAGGTACTGTTGATGTGGGAACCGCTGCCGGTCTGAGAAACAGGTTGGGTGCTGCCGCAATGGGTGGTAAAACTGGTACCACCAATGATAATACCGATGCATGGTTTATGGGATATGTGCCGCAACTGGAAGCCGGTGGATGGGTTGGCTGTGATGATCGTTTCATTCATTTAGCAAAAAGCGATACCCGTGGTTATGGAGGCTTTGCTGCAAGACCAATATGGGAATACTTTATGAAAAAAGTATATGCTGATAACACTTTGGGACTTGATAGATCAGCCGTGTTTGCAAAACCGGAGAATATGGATAATGAAATTCTCAGTGCAGATCCATTAGCTACTATTTCTGAACTGCCGCCACCGGGAGCAGAAGGAACTGATATAGGTGCTGGCTCATCACAGGATTATAATAATACTGAATACATAGGCCCTGAATCACAAAAAGTGCCGGATGAAGATGCCCCAATAAAGAAAGACACTTTAAAATACCCTGCTAAAAAAGACGACAGCGATATAAAACCAATAGGCGCACCAACAGAAGATAAAAAGAAAAAAAAGGGATTACTGAAACGTATATTCGATAAGAAAGATAATTGA
- a CDS encoding GNAT family N-acetyltransferase has protein sequence MEAKITIRNIQPSDNPALAKIVKDTLAEFGANHPGTVYYDETTDALYELFQKERSVYNVAEINGEVVGGGGIYPTDGLPEDTCELVKMYLLPQARGHGLGRMMIEKCIGQAEEMGFKKIYLETMPELKQALKVYAKFGFKYLKGPMGNSGHTGCSLWMLKEL, from the coding sequence ATGGAAGCGAAAATAACGATCAGAAATATTCAGCCCTCCGATAATCCGGCATTAGCAAAAATTGTAAAAGACACATTAGCAGAATTCGGAGCCAATCATCCAGGCACTGTTTACTATGATGAAACAACAGATGCATTGTATGAATTATTTCAAAAAGAAAGATCGGTTTATAATGTAGCAGAAATAAACGGCGAAGTGGTCGGTGGTGGTGGTATTTATCCTACTGATGGTTTACCGGAAGATACCTGTGAACTGGTAAAAATGTACCTGCTGCCACAGGCAAGAGGCCATGGATTGGGCAGAATGATGATTGAAAAATGTATCGGGCAGGCGGAAGAAATGGGCTTTAAAAAAATTTACTTAGAAACAATGCCTGAACTCAAACAAGCTTTAAAAGTTTATGCCAAATTTGGTTTTAAATACCTGAAAGGCCCGATGGGCAACAGCGGACATACAGGCTGCAGTTTGTGGATGCTGAAAGAACTATAG
- a CDS encoding polymer-forming cytoskeletal protein, which produces MFNNKPKNETTVEAPAPKTNGNGATLIGAGTVVKGDITSDHDIRIDGKVDGNLYGSSKVIIGGNGVVEGNITGKQADILGKISGNIKVSDLLKLGGSCIVNGNVYAGKLHIEPTATFNGECHMGANIVEMKEQNETQVAAAK; this is translated from the coding sequence ATGTTTAACAACAAACCTAAAAACGAGACAACCGTTGAGGCACCTGCGCCTAAAACCAATGGCAATGGCGCTACACTCATCGGTGCCGGCACAGTAGTAAAAGGCGACATCACCTCTGATCATGACATCCGGATCGATGGAAAAGTTGATGGAAATCTTTACGGCAGTTCAAAAGTGATCATCGGGGGCAATGGTGTAGTTGAAGGAAATATTACCGGCAAGCAAGCCGATATACTCGGAAAAATAAGCGGTAATATCAAAGTTTCAGATCTGCTGAAACTGGGTGGCAGTTGTATTGTGAACGGAAATGTTTATGCAGGCAAACTGCATATTGAACCGACAGCTACCTTCAACGGTGAATGTCATATGGGCGCCAATATTGTTGAGATGAAAGAACAAAACGAAACACAGGTGGCGGCTGCCAAATGA
- a CDS encoding DUF1080 domain-containing protein, whose translation MKKKIFAALTALLTLFFLNAQRVGDPKLTEVWNPIPAKVSPGKSAADAPSDAIVLFDGKSGAAWQHADGKEFNWKIDSGFMQVKPATGSIQTKQAFGSCQLHIEWRTPFVVKGEGQGRGNSGIFLMSLYELQVLDNYNNRTYSNGQAASIYKQRMPMVNACRPPGEWQTYDIIFTAPQFNADSSVRSAAKITVIHNGVLVQNNIEIWGGSEYIGIPTYQVHNSKLPIILQDHGDLVSFRNIWIREL comes from the coding sequence ATGAAAAAGAAAATCTTTGCAGCACTTACTGCTTTACTTACATTATTTTTTTTAAATGCACAACGTGTTGGTGATCCTAAACTAACCGAAGTATGGAATCCTATTCCGGCAAAAGTTTCGCCAGGGAAATCAGCAGCCGACGCTCCATCGGATGCTATCGTTTTATTTGATGGTAAAAGCGGCGCTGCATGGCAACACGCAGATGGCAAAGAATTCAATTGGAAAATTGATAGTGGTTTTATGCAAGTAAAACCCGCCACCGGAAGTATTCAAACCAAACAGGCTTTTGGAAGTTGCCAGTTACATATCGAATGGCGGACACCTTTTGTAGTAAAAGGTGAAGGACAGGGTCGTGGCAATAGTGGTATTTTTTTAATGAGCCTGTATGAACTGCAGGTACTTGATAATTATAATAACAGAACCTATAGCAACGGCCAGGCCGCAAGCATATATAAACAAAGAATGCCAATGGTAAATGCATGTCGTCCTCCCGGGGAATGGCAGACCTATGATATTATTTTTACAGCACCGCAATTCAATGCAGACAGCTCAGTAAGGTCAGCCGCTAAAATTACAGTGATACATAATGGTGTGTTAGTACAAAATAATATTGAAATATGGGGCGGCTCAGAATATATTGGCATACCCACCTACCAGGTACATAACAGCAAATTGCCAATCATATTGCAGGATCATGGCGACCTTGTAAGTTTCAGAAATATCTGGATAAGGGAACTGTAA
- a CDS encoding YigZ family protein: protein MIPDFYYTIEKPATAEFKDRGSKFLAYVYPVQSIEEFKIRLADLKKEHPKAVHHCFAYRLGTDKNNFRVSDDGEPSGTAGRPILGQIDSKELTNVVIIVVRYFGGTLLGVPGLINAYKTSASMTLQAAVIVQKPVYCNYRLEFSYELMNDVMRIIKQCDCEVFKNEAQLFCLVEIGIPKNRLSEVLEKIKDLLAVNVKPF, encoded by the coding sequence TTGATCCCTGACTTTTATTATACAATTGAAAAGCCCGCCACTGCTGAATTTAAAGACAGGGGAAGTAAGTTTCTTGCTTATGTTTACCCGGTTCAGTCAATTGAAGAATTTAAGATCAGGCTGGCTGACTTAAAAAAAGAGCATCCAAAAGCAGTTCATCATTGTTTTGCTTACCGGTTAGGCACGGATAAAAATAATTTCCGTGTAAGTGATGATGGCGAACCATCCGGCACAGCAGGCAGACCCATTCTTGGACAAATCGACAGTAAAGAACTGACCAATGTTGTGATTATCGTTGTAAGATATTTTGGTGGCACATTGCTGGGTGTGCCGGGTTTGATCAATGCCTATAAAACATCAGCTTCAATGACATTACAAGCAGCTGTAATTGTTCAAAAACCTGTGTACTGTAATTACAGGTTGGAATTTAGTTATGAATTGATGAATGATGTGATGCGGATAATAAAGCAATGCGATTGTGAAGTATTCAAAAATGAGGCGCAATTATTTTGCCTTGTAGAGATCGGAATACCAAAGAATAGACTCAGTGAAGTACTCGAAAAAATTAAAGACTTGCTGGCTGTCAATGTAAAACCGTTCTGA
- a CDS encoding MotA/TolQ/ExbB proton channel family protein, whose amino-acid sequence MFELLQVDSVTQMAGQAVTGASKGYVSVFDLIVMGGWIMIPLGVLLLMTIYVFVERYIAIRNASKIDDNFMNIIRDHIMNGNVSAARSFAKNTSNPVARIIDKGIQRIGKPIDAIERSMDNIGQLEMYSLEKNMGILTVISRAAPIFGFVGTLVGLMQLFSQIYQSGGDINLGVISQGIYTKLITSITGLVIGLIAFLCYNYLHAQVNRTVNKMEASAADFLDVLQEPSR is encoded by the coding sequence ATGTTCGAATTATTACAGGTTGATTCCGTAACACAAATGGCAGGACAGGCCGTAACTGGCGCCAGCAAAGGATATGTAAGTGTTTTTGATCTTATCGTAATGGGTGGATGGATCATGATCCCGCTGGGAGTATTGTTGCTGATGACGATTTATGTTTTTGTGGAACGTTATATCGCCATTCGTAATGCTTCTAAGATCGATGATAATTTCATGAACATTATCCGTGATCATATTATGAACGGAAATGTATCAGCTGCAAGGAGCTTTGCCAAGAACACCAGCAACCCTGTTGCCAGGATCATTGATAAAGGTATTCAGCGCATCGGTAAGCCTATTGATGCAATCGAACGCAGTATGGATAATATCGGTCAGCTGGAAATGTATTCACTGGAAAAAAATATGGGGATACTTACTGTGATCTCCCGTGCCGCTCCCATTTTTGGTTTCGTAGGTACACTGGTAGGTTTGATGCAATTGTTTTCGCAGATATATCAATCAGGTGGTGATATCAATCTCGGTGTTATTTCACAGGGTATTTATACAAAACTGATCACTTCTATTACGGGTCTTGTAATTGGGTTGATCGCATTTCTATGTTATAACTACCTGCATGCACAGGTAAACAGGACTGTAAATAAAATGGAGGCTTCAGCTGCCGATTTCCTCGATGTATTACAGGAGCCTTCACGCTAA
- a CDS encoding uroporphyrinogen decarboxylase, with protein sequence MLMNWVEWVGYLGATLVVVSFLAGKNMRLLRTINLLGAIAFTTYGFLLDVNLPIIIPNVFITCIQIYFLFIKKEEKKPAEN encoded by the coding sequence ATGCTTATGAACTGGGTAGAATGGGTTGGATATTTGGGCGCAACACTGGTAGTAGTGAGTTTTCTTGCAGGGAAAAATATGCGGTTGCTGCGTACTATTAATTTGCTTGGTGCTATTGCTTTTACTACTTATGGTTTTTTGCTCGATGTTAATTTGCCTATAATTATTCCCAATGTTTTTATCACCTGCATCCAGATTTATTTCCTGTTTATTAAGAAAGAAGAAAAGAAGCCTGCTGAAAATTGA
- a CDS encoding 3-hydroxybutyryl-CoA dehydrogenase produces MKNISVIGAGTMGNGIAHVFAQAGFKVNIVDVSLAQLDRAVENITKNLDRQIAKGTCTEDTKKYTLTNIKCVSEIIEGVKDADLVIEAATENIELKLKIFDQLDEYSPKHAILATNTSSISVTKIAHTTNRPDKIIGMHFMNPVPVMKLVEVINGYATSKEVTTAIVELSKQLGKIPCVVNDYPGFIANRILMPMINESIYSLYEGVAGVEEIDTIMKLGMAHPMGPLQLADFIGLDVCLAILNVLHNGFGNPKYAPCPLLVNMVAAGKLGVKSSEGFYTYTAGSKELVVSNRFK; encoded by the coding sequence ATGAAAAATATCTCAGTCATTGGTGCTGGTACCATGGGCAATGGGATTGCACATGTATTTGCGCAAGCAGGTTTTAAAGTAAATATCGTTGATGTTTCATTGGCACAGCTCGACCGGGCAGTAGAGAACATTACAAAAAATCTTGACAGGCAGATAGCAAAGGGAACATGCACAGAAGACACCAAGAAGTATACACTAACTAATATCAAATGTGTTTCTGAGATCATTGAAGGTGTAAAAGATGCAGATCTTGTTATAGAAGCCGCAACAGAAAACATTGAACTGAAACTGAAAATATTTGATCAGTTGGATGAATATTCACCTAAGCATGCGATTCTTGCGACTAATACATCATCCATTTCAGTTACAAAAATTGCTCACACCACCAACCGCCCCGATAAAATAATTGGCATGCACTTTATGAATCCTGTACCTGTAATGAAATTGGTAGAAGTAATAAACGGGTATGCTACAAGCAAAGAAGTAACTACTGCAATTGTTGAACTCAGTAAACAATTAGGCAAAATACCATGTGTAGTAAATGATTACCCTGGTTTTATTGCCAACCGCATTTTAATGCCAATGATCAATGAATCAATTTACAGTTTATATGAAGGCGTTGCTGGTGTAGAAGAAATAGATACGATCATGAAACTCGGTATGGCCCACCCAATGGGGCCATTACAGTTGGCCGATTTTATCGGTCTTGATGTATGCCTGGCTATATTGAATGTTCTGCACAATGGATTTGGAAATCCAAAATATGCACCTTGTCCTTTACTTGTAAATATGGTAGCGGCTGGCAAGCTCGGTGTAAAGAGCAGCGAAGGATTTTATACTTATACCGCAGGAAGCAAAGAGTTGGTGGTGAGTAACCGGTTCAAATAA
- a CDS encoding SPFH domain-containing protein gives MEFSKWIAMNWWIVVLVIIFFGSFFTINQGYIGVITMFGKYQRVATPGLNMKIPILESVARKVSIQNRSVELEFQAVTADQANVYFKSMLLYSVQNADEETIKKVAFKFFADKDLMQALIRTIEGNIRSFVATKKQAEILGLRKEIVEYVKAEIDHTLETWGYHLQDLQINDITFDKLILDSMSKVVASNNLKAAAENEGQALLITKTKSAEAEGNAIKISAEAEKEAARLRGQGVALFRMEVAQGMTEAAEQMKQANLDTNVILFSMWTEAVKNFAEYGKGNVIFLDGSPQGMENTMKQIQAMMMKPAGTTAPK, from the coding sequence ATGGAATTCTCTAAATGGATAGCGATGAACTGGTGGATAGTAGTTCTCGTTATTATTTTCTTTGGCTCTTTTTTTACGATCAACCAGGGCTATATCGGTGTCATTACTATGTTTGGTAAATACCAACGTGTAGCAACACCGGGACTAAATATGAAAATCCCGATCCTTGAATCGGTTGCAAGAAAAGTTTCTATTCAAAACCGATCTGTTGAGTTGGAGTTCCAGGCTGTAACAGCAGACCAGGCGAATGTTTATTTTAAAAGTATGTTGCTGTACTCAGTGCAGAATGCCGATGAAGAAACGATAAAGAAAGTAGCGTTTAAGTTTTTTGCAGATAAAGATCTGATGCAGGCGTTGATCAGAACTATTGAAGGAAATATCCGTTCATTCGTTGCTACTAAAAAGCAAGCGGAAATATTGGGGTTGCGTAAAGAGATAGTAGAATATGTAAAAGCAGAAATTGATCATACACTTGAAACATGGGGTTATCATTTGCAGGATCTGCAGATCAACGACATCACGTTTGATAAACTGATCCTTGATTCAATGAGTAAGGTTGTGGCAAGTAATAACCTGAAAGCTGCTGCAGAAAACGAAGGGCAGGCTTTATTGATCACCAAAACAAAATCGGCAGAGGCAGAGGGTAATGCCATAAAAATTTCTGCCGAAGCAGAAAAAGAAGCAGCAAGATTACGTGGGCAGGGTGTAGCATTATTCCGTATGGAAGTGGCACAAGGTATGACGGAAGCGGCCGAACAAATGAAGCAGGCCAATCTTGATACCAATGTAATTCTTTTCAGTATGTGGACAGAAGCAGTGAAAAACTTTGCTGAATATGGAAAAGGAAATGTTATTTTTCTTGACGGTAGCCCGCAGGGAATGGAAAACACAATGAAACAGATACAGGCAATGATGATGAAGCCGGCAGGAACAACGGCTCCTAAATAG
- the ribD gene encoding bifunctional diaminohydroxyphosphoribosylaminopyrimidine deaminase/5-amino-6-(5-phosphoribosylamino)uracil reductase RibD, protein MNVHSKYMSRCIQLAQQGAGFVAPNPMVGAVLVYEEKIIGEGYHQQYGGPHAEVNCIESVKEEDKNLIPNSTLYVSLEPCAHFGKTPPCSDLIIRNKIHKVIIGCRDPFKEVDGKGIEKLRSAGVEVELGVLENECRELNKRFFIFHTEHRPYIILKWAQTADDKIASATNERLLISNEYTNRLVHKWRSEEASIIVGTNTALLDDPELTNRYWSPPSPVRLVVDMDLSLPRSLKLFDQKNKTIVFNAVKQDELENLLYYHVTTDVSLVHQLLNALYQLKISSVLVEGGAKLLQSFIDEELWDEIRVIKNEELIINNGLQTPLFNSANPVSQIKIESDTVSTYYH, encoded by the coding sequence ATGAATGTTCATTCAAAGTATATGTCCCGTTGCATTCAGCTTGCTCAGCAGGGTGCAGGCTTTGTTGCACCCAACCCAATGGTTGGAGCAGTGCTGGTATATGAGGAAAAAATCATCGGCGAAGGGTATCATCAGCAATATGGCGGGCCGCATGCAGAAGTAAACTGTATTGAATCAGTAAAAGAAGAAGACAAGAATTTAATTCCAAATTCCACTTTATATGTTTCATTAGAGCCTTGTGCTCATTTTGGGAAAACACCACCCTGCTCAGATTTAATAATCCGGAATAAAATTCATAAAGTAATTATCGGCTGCCGTGATCCGTTTAAAGAAGTAGATGGGAAAGGAATTGAGAAACTAAGATCAGCAGGAGTGGAGGTGGAATTGGGTGTGCTGGAGAATGAATGCAGGGAGTTAAATAAGCGATTTTTTATTTTTCATACAGAGCATCGGCCTTATATTATTTTAAAATGGGCACAAACTGCCGATGATAAAATTGCAAGTGCAACAAATGAACGATTATTGATCAGCAATGAGTATACTAATCGTCTTGTACATAAATGGCGAAGTGAAGAAGCTTCTATTATAGTTGGAACTAATACAGCCCTGCTGGATGATCCCGAATTGACAAACCGATATTGGTCGCCGCCTTCACCAGTACGATTAGTTGTGGATATGGATTTAAGTTTACCTCGATCACTGAAATTGTTTGATCAAAAAAATAAGACAATTGTTTTTAATGCTGTTAAACAAGATGAGCTGGAGAATTTACTTTACTATCATGTAACGACGGATGTGAGTCTTGTACACCAACTATTGAACGCCTTGTACCAGTTAAAAATATCTTCCGTGCTGGTGGAAGGAGGCGCTAAATTGCTTCAATCATTTATTGATGAAGAATTGTGGGACGAAATAAGGGTAATTAAAAATGAAGAATTAATAATTAATAATGGGTTGCAGACGCCATTGTTTAACTCTGCAAATCCAGTATCGCAAATAAAAATTGAAAGCGATACCGTCAGCACATATTATCATTAA
- a CDS encoding acylphosphatase translates to MLQTISVIVKGKVQGVYYRQSTREQARILQITGTVKNLEDGSVEIIATGTSEQLKQLTTWCRQGPSRAVVADLIITPLSLQSFNDFSIIR, encoded by the coding sequence ATGCTGCAGACAATCTCAGTAATTGTAAAAGGAAAAGTGCAGGGTGTATATTATCGCCAATCCACCCGTGAGCAAGCAAGAATATTGCAAATAACCGGAACAGTAAAAAATCTTGAGGATGGTTCTGTTGAAATAATTGCCACTGGTACTTCTGAGCAACTGAAGCAGCTTACAACCTGGTGCAGGCAGGGGCCATCCCGTGCCGTTGTTGCTGATCTAATCATTACTCCCCTATCTTTACAATCATTCAACGATTTCTCAATCATCCGTTAA